A window of the Oncorhynchus kisutch isolate 150728-3 linkage group LG12, Okis_V2, whole genome shotgun sequence genome harbors these coding sequences:
- the LOC116376539 gene encoding hepatocyte cell adhesion molecule-like isoform X1 has translation MLFSQRRKLKVTLLHLFVLCSAQHSEQHSEQPETRQVKGIVGTFFSFPERVLTSGNLLYGDLGNIAHVYPGKQSNTNLEKRYKNHLHWNNVTGFFTLSDLQIDDSGVYTVENGDAEEKMRHTFQLTVYYVLSKPQVTVHENISCSVVCSVENGREVTLSWYKGGEILNQTSSPDHITLSLPLKVDEQNRDSYRCEAANPVSKGTAVVPHSCIESDPSKVTDGDVRTLIAVICVLLASGLVGLAIYLTLRCIRSRAGI, from the exons tactCTGCTCAGCCCAGCATTCAGAACAGCATTCAGAACAGCCAGAGACTCGGCAGGTGAAAGGCATCGTGGGAACGTTTTTCTCTTTTCCAGAAAGGGTGTTGACATCTGGCAATTTACTTTATGGAGACCTTGGCAATATTGCACATGTGTACCCTGGTAAACAAAGTAATACAAACCTTGAGAAGAGATATAAAAACCACCTTCACTGGAACAATGTTACTGGATTCTTCACTTTGTCAGACCTACAAATAGACGATTCTGGGGTTTATACTGTGGAGAATGGAGATGCTGAAGAGAAGATGAGACATACATTTCAGCTGACTGtgtact ATGTTCTGTCAAAACCTCAGGTGACTGTTCATGAGAACATCTcctgtagtgttgtgtgttctgtgGAGAACGGGAGAGAGGTGACCCTGTCCTGGTACAAAGGAGGGGAGATACTCAACCAGACCAGCAGCCCTGACCacatcaccctctctctacctctcaagGTGGATGAACAGAACAGAGACTCTTACAGATGTGAGGCTGCCAACCCAGTCAGCAAGGGGACAGCTGTTGTTCCACATTCCTGTATAGAGAGTGATCCCTCTAAGGTGACAG ATGGTGATGTGAGGACTCTTATTGCTGTAATCTGCGTTTTGTTGGCTTCAGGACTTGTTGGACTTGCAATATATCTTACATTGAGATGCATACGCTCACGTGCAGGTATTTAG
- the LOC116376539 gene encoding hepatocyte cell adhesion molecule-like isoform X2: MTTLRDLGISVRFIIVLCSAQHSEQHSEQPETRQVKGIVGTFFSFPERVLTSGNLLYGDLGNIAHVYPGKQSNTNLEKRYKNHLHWNNVTGFFTLSDLQIDDSGVYTVENGDAEEKMRHTFQLTVYYVLSKPQVTVHENISCSVVCSVENGREVTLSWYKGGEILNQTSSPDHITLSLPLKVDEQNRDSYRCEAANPVSKGTAVVPHSCIESDPSKVTDGDVRTLIAVICVLLASGLVGLAIYLTLRCIRSRAGI, translated from the exons tactCTGCTCAGCCCAGCATTCAGAACAGCATTCAGAACAGCCAGAGACTCGGCAGGTGAAAGGCATCGTGGGAACGTTTTTCTCTTTTCCAGAAAGGGTGTTGACATCTGGCAATTTACTTTATGGAGACCTTGGCAATATTGCACATGTGTACCCTGGTAAACAAAGTAATACAAACCTTGAGAAGAGATATAAAAACCACCTTCACTGGAACAATGTTACTGGATTCTTCACTTTGTCAGACCTACAAATAGACGATTCTGGGGTTTATACTGTGGAGAATGGAGATGCTGAAGAGAAGATGAGACATACATTTCAGCTGACTGtgtact ATGTTCTGTCAAAACCTCAGGTGACTGTTCATGAGAACATCTcctgtagtgttgtgtgttctgtgGAGAACGGGAGAGAGGTGACCCTGTCCTGGTACAAAGGAGGGGAGATACTCAACCAGACCAGCAGCCCTGACCacatcaccctctctctacctctcaagGTGGATGAACAGAACAGAGACTCTTACAGATGTGAGGCTGCCAACCCAGTCAGCAAGGGGACAGCTGTTGTTCCACATTCCTGTATAGAGAGTGATCCCTCTAAGGTGACAG ATGGTGATGTGAGGACTCTTATTGCTGTAATCTGCGTTTTGTTGGCTTCAGGACTTGTTGGACTTGCAATATATCTTACATTGAGATGCATACGCTCACGTGCAGGTATTTAG